In Paraburkholderia youngii, the genomic stretch TCATCGTGACACGCGACGGACTCTTCTCAGGTCTCGGCAGTGGTCTGCAACTGATCAGCGCGGTCGCGGAAATGCAGGCGGAGAAGAACCGCCAGATCATGCAGAGTATCGAGTACGCCAGCGTGATCCAGCGCGCCATGTTGCGCGCTTCCAGCGAGACGCTGTCGATGAAGCTGCGCGACGCGGCGATGGTCTGGGAACCTCGCGACGTAGTCGGCGGCGACTTCTATCATTTCGCGGCCTTTCCGACCGGCTGGTTCGGCGCTGTTGCCGATTGCACCGGACATGGCGTTCCCGGCGCCTTCATGACCTTGCTTGCTTCGGCGTCGTTGTCGAAGGCGCTCGAACAGATCGGGCCGCGCGACCCCGCCGCGCTGCTGGCGGCCGTCAATCGCAACGTCAAGGCCTTGCTGGGGCAAGTGAACAGTGCCGACGAAGGAACCCAATCCAACGACGGCCTGGACACGGCACTCTTCTGGTTCGATGCGACGGAGAGCATGCTGCGTTTTGCCGGCGCGAGGATCGCGCTGCATATCCTGTCACCCGATGCCGCGGAGTTCGAGACGATCAGCGCCGACCGCATGGGCGTCGGTTACGTGGACAGTCGCGCCGACTATGCGTGGAGCTTGCGCTCGATTCCGGTCACGACGGGTAGCCTGCTGTTCATCTATACCGACGGCCTCGCCGATCAGATCGGCGGCCCGCGCAACATTTCTTTCGGCCGGCGCCGTGCGCTCGACCTGATCCTCGAAAACCGCGCCGAAACCCCAGCGACGATTTGCGAGCGCGTCCGGCTCGCGCTCGCGCAATGGCAAGGCAATCAACCGCGCCGTGACGACGTCACGCTTTTCTGTGCCCGCATTTAGTGAATTCCCAGAATGTCTCAACTACTAGAACAAGACAGCGCCTTTTTCGAACTCGCGCAGCGGCGCAATGTGCTCTTCTATCACAAGGGCTACTTCTCCCATAACATCGTCGCGTCGATGGGCGAAGTCGTGAAACTGCAACTCGAAGTCGCCGGCGTCAGCGGTCCGACCCGCCGCAAACTCTTCTCGTCTTTTATCGAGCTGGCACAGAACATCGTTCATTACTCGTCGAACGCGCTGGAGCCAGGCGGCGAAGGGACGGGCGCGATACGCGAGGGCGCGGTGTGCATCTCCAGGCACGGCGAGCATCACGTGATGTTGTGCGTCAATCCCATCGCGACCGCCGAGGTCGAGGGCCTGCGCAACAGGCTGGAGCCTCTGCGCAGCATGTCGCTCGAAGAAATCAAGCAGGCGTACAAGGTGACATTGCGCGCCGACGCGCCGAAGGACAGCAAGGGCGCCGGCCTTGGCTTCCTGACGATGGCGCGCGATGCGAGCGCGCCGCTTGAATTCGCTTTTCATCCGCGTGCCGACGAACCCGGCACCACGCTGTTTTGCCTCATGGCCATCATCTGAGCAGGAAGGCACAAAAACAATGGAAAACCTACACATCCCCGCGACGACGACGTCGCCCGAAGTCGACTTTCGCTTCGACCAACACGCGTTGTCGATCAAGGGTGAGTCCTACCCGGAAAACGCAGCCGCTTTTTACGCGCCGATCATCGAGCAGATGCGCAAGTACCTCGCAGCGAATACCGGGGCCGAAATCACCATCGACGTCGCGTTGACGTACTTCAACAGCTCGAGCACCAAGATGCTGTTCAGCATCTTCGACGCGCTCGATCAGGCGGCGGAATCGGGAAGCCGCGTGTCGATGAACTGGTATCGCGACGAGGAAGACGAGACCATTGCCGAATTCGGTGAAGAACTGAAGGCCGATTTCCGCGCGATCGAGTTCACCGATCGCCCCATCGCGCAGCAAGGAAAATAAGGTGCGTTCGACCTCTTCCCGTGACGTGTCCTCGGGCGGCGCACCCGATCTGTTCCAGAACGAGAGCACGGCGCTGGCAAAGGCCCGCGCGATGCATTCGATCATCGATGCGGATGCCGCGGAGTATCGCCAGTCGCTGGGCGAACTGATCGAGCACTTCCAGCGCCTGATGCGCGAAACACGGCGCCTGATCGGCCGCAGCGACCGGGCTGAACGCGAGATGCAGGTGCTGGCTCAGCAGTTGGCGTATCGCGCCTCGCACGACGCGTTGACGGGCGTACTGAACCGCAGCGCCGTGATCGAGCGGACCACCAAGGTCTTGCGCACCAGCAGCGCGGTGATGATCATCCTCGACATCGACGAATTCAAGCGGATCAACGACGACTACGGCCACCCCACTGGAGACGCGGTCATTTCGGGGGTCGTCGATTGTCTGCGCGGAATCGTGGGGGAACAAGGCTTCATCGGGCGAGTGGGCGGTGAGGAGTTCACGGTGCTGCTGCCCGGTCATGAACCGGCCAGTGGCGCCATTCTTGCCGAGCGCATGCGAGAAGCCATCAGTGACTCGCTGGTCGTTCCGCCGGTCGAGCGCCGCATCACGGCCAGCTTTGGCGTCAGCATCAACGCAGTCGGAACCTGTTTCGACACCGCATACGGTCTCGCCGATGCGGCTCTGTACCGCGCCAAGCGAAGCGGTCGCAACCGCGTGGAATTTGCCGATCGATAGGCGGATAAGCAGAGCCATAGCGCGCCATTCCCGGGTAGATCCCCAGCGCCCTAAGGCAAGTCATGCAGCCACCTGAACATTCACTATCCGGGCGGGCCGGTTTTCGCCCGCGCCGGGTTGACGGAAAGGAAGCGCCTTGGGACAGGAAGCAACGCGCAAAGCCGGTACTGTCATAGCCGTGCTTGCCATTCTCGCTGTCATTGCGACGAGTACCTTCCTCGCAATCCGCCAGAGCAGCGAGCAGGACAGTTCGCTTCGGACGATCCAGGCTTCCGGTCGGCTGCGCCACGACCTCGACCAGGTTCAGCATGTCATGCTCGACGAGCATGCGACGCTCTACACCTCGATAGCCACGGTGCCGCTATACAACCGCGCGGCCTATAGCTTTCCGATGCTGGAACTGCTCGCGTTGACGCGCGACGCGCGCGAGAGCTGCAGCGAGAATCAGGAATGCATATCGCGGCTGTCGGACCTGGACGACATGATCGGCAGACTCAGCGAGCAGAGCTTCGGTCTTGCGCGCATGATCGCGGAGCATCCCGGCAGCGTGGCAGTGGACGACCCCCGACTCGAGGAAATCGACGCCTATTTCTATAGCGTCCTCGAACGGGTAGTCGACGTACGACTCGCGGCCGATGCCAAGGTCGCTTCAGTCGTCAGCAAATCCTCGCTGGACGGGAAGTGGTTTACGCGCATGCTGTTGGGCTGCGGCGTCGCTTCGGCCTTGTTGCTGCTTTCGCTGATTCACTGGAACGGCCGCATTGGAGCGCATCTTCGCCGCTCGCTCAAAAGACTCGAGCATCAAGCCAGATACGATGCCCTGACCGAGCTGCCGAACCGCGTGCTGCTCGGCGAACATCTCTCGGAGTCGCTGGTGCGCGCGCAAGCGACAGGCCAGAACGTTTCCGTCCTGTTCCTCGATCTCGACCGTTTCAAGGACGTCAACGATTCGCTCGGACACCGCATCGGCGATTTGCTGCTGCAAGCCGTGGCGCGAAGGCTTCAGCGCCTGCTGCGCGCGACGGATTTCGTCGCGCGCTACGGGGGCGATGAATTCGTCATCGTCGCGGAACGAGCCGACGCGACGCAACTCACCGAAATGCTGGACTCGCTGATTCATGAGATGAGCGAGCCGTATGGCATCGGCGAGCACGAGCTTTATCTCGAAGCAAGCATTGGCGTCAGTACGTTTCCACAAGACGGCGCGAAGCCGGAATTGCTCACGCGCAATGCCGATGCCGCGCTGTACGTGGCGAAATCGCGCGGGCGAAACGGCTATCAATTCTACGAGCCGGAGTTGAGCCGGGCGGCCGCCGAGAAGTTGCGGCTCACGACGCGACTGCGGCGCGCGGCGAAAGCCAATGAGTTGTATCTGGCGTATCAGCCGCAGATCGACATGAAAACCGGATGCATCGTCGGTGCCGAGGCGCTGTTGCGGTGGCACGACGACGAACTCGGTGAGGTGTCGCCGGCCGTCTTCATCCCGCTTGCCGAAGAAACCGGTCTGATTCAGAGCATCGGCACCTGGGTATTGCGGCAGGCGTGCCTGCAGGCGAGCGCGTGGGTGCACTCGGGGCTTCCCCCGGTGCGCATCTCGGTCAATGTTTCGCCACTTCAACTCGAACGGGCGGACCTCCCCGGCGTGGTGCGCTCGGCACTCGAGGACGCCAACTGGCCCGCCGAACTACTGGAACTCGAAGTCACCGAAGGCACGCTGATGCGCAACGCGGAAGAAGCGCAACGGGCTTTTCGCGAGCTGCGCGGACTCGGTGTTTCCATCGCTATCGACGACTTCGGCACCGGTTATTCGAGCCTCAGCTATCTGAAACGCTTTAGCGTCGATCGCATCAAGATCGATCGCGCCTTCGTTTGCGAAATCGGCAGAGACAAGGAGCTCGAAGCGCTGTCGCTTGCGATCATCGCGATTGCTGAAACGCTGAGCTTCGATGTGGTCGCGGAAGGGGTCGAGCTCGAGGTCCAGCGCGAGTTTCTGGTCCGCCACGGATGCACGGTGGCCCAGGGTTTCCTGTTTAGCCCGGCGGTCTCGCCGGAGGCTTTAGCGCAATTGCTCGGCAAGACCGCGGTCGCGTCTTCATTGAGCGTGGCGAGTTTCCGTGGATTCGCTTTGTGAGCCGCAAGATGTATCCGCGCTGACGCACTACTTACGTTTTGTCACCAGCGCAGCGTCAACTCCTGTATTCCGCCCTACGTTAAACCGGCAGCGCTGAAATAATTCAGCCGCGACAAACGAATCCACCGATTCAACCAGGAGTCACATCATGAAGACGCTTTTCGCCGCTGTTGCTTCCGCACTGCTCGTGTCGACCGCATTTGCTCAAACGGCCGCACCGTCCGCCGCACAACCTGCGCAACCCGCGCAAGCCACGCAGCTGCCGACTGCCGGCCAGGCGAGTCTGAAAGCAAGCACCGCGGTACAAGCCGGTGCGACGGACGACAGCGCGGCCGCAGCGAAAGCGCCCGCCGAAGCCGCCACGCAAAAGCACGTGAAAAAGACTTCCGCCCATACGAAGAAGGCCCACAAGTCCACGGGCAAACATGCCGTCGAAACGAGCGCCGCGAAGACTAAAACGGAGAGTGCGAAAGAGGCCAGCACTGCCCCGGCGAAAGCCGACGGCGCACAAGCCGACACGACCAAAACGCAATAACACGTGATCGGTTTCGGCGCTGACCGGCCATCCAGGTGCTGTTCAAATAGAAGCTGATCGAAGCCGGGCCGTGCCGTTCAGGGAGGGCGAGTCTTATGACTCGCCTTTTTTTACGCCGTGTGCCATGCCGTGTCGTATCTTTTTGTCGACAGACCCGCGAATTTTTGCACCGTCTTTACCCGCGGGCGATTACGCTCGAATTGTTCCAATTCACCATCGCGTTACACGAACGCCGCATCACATGGCTCTCATGCAATCGCTCGACACGCTCTCTGCGCAACCTGCCAGCAAGCAGGTTCAACACAGCAACGTCATTCCGTTTCCGTCGGCGCGCTCGCTTCTACTCGTGACGCTGCCGCGCCCTCACCTGCGCGCACTGCTTCATTCGCCGCTCGGCGTCTATGTCATCAACACGGAAACCGTGCGCGGAGAAGTCCGCGTGCAACTCGACATCGCGCGCGAAGACCTCGACTTCACGTTGCACACGCTGCTCACCACGTTGCCCGCCGCGACGATCGGCGCATTGAAACGTCGCGCAGGTCACCCGGGCGCGCGTTAAACGCGCTCGACGAGCGCCGTACAAACCATGGACAGCATCCGCGGGCGATCGTCGCTGATCGCCGGCTACCCGATGGTTTGAAAATCCGCTGCGCGCGATTATGCTGACGTTGACATAGGAGCGGCACTGATGAGAACACTGACGCAGCAACTCACGCAATACGCGGCCTACCACCGCGACCGGCGCAATATCGCCACGCACTTCGTCGGCATTCCGATGATCGTGCTCGCGCTCGCGGTGTTGCTGAGCCGCCCGTCGTTCGATGCCGGGATGTTCCCGATCACGTTGTCGCCAGCGTGGCTGTTGTTCGTGGCGGCGACCATCTATTACCTCGCGCTCGACGTGCCGCTCGGCGTGCTGATGGCCTGCATCTCGGCGCTTTGTGTCGGGTTCGGCGAGTGGATCGCCGCGCAAACGACGCTCGTGTGGCTCGCGACCGGCATTGGCCTCTTCGTGATCGGCTGGGGGTTCCAGTTCGTCGGTCACGTCGCGTACGAACATCGCAAGCCGGCCTTCGTCGACGATGTGATCGGCCTGTTGATCGGCCCGCTATTCGTGCTCGCCGAAGCGCTGTTCGGTGTCCGCTGGCGTCCCGAACTGCGCGACGCGATCGAGGCGCAGGTAGGCCCGACGCGCATCAATCCACAGCGGACCGAAGCGCATCGCTGAGCGGGCGTCGCCGTTCAGCTCTACGCAAACCGCACGAAGCGCACGCTGTGCAGCGCGGTCAGCGCAACGGCGATCCAGATCGGCACATAGGTCGCGAGTTGCGCGACGCTCAGCGTTTCGCGCAGCAGCGTGATCGATACGAACACGAGCAGCACCGGCTCGACGTAGCCGAGGATGCCGAACAACGCGACCGGCAGCAGGCGGCTCGCCTTCAGATACGAAGCGAGCGCGAGCGTGCTCAACGCGCCGAGGCCCGGCAATAGCAGAAACCACATTTCCGCGCGTCCGGCGATCGCTTGCAGCGAACCGCCGACGAGAATGAACACGATCGCCACCGGCAGCAGCAAGGCCATTTCGACGGTGAACATCGCGAGCGAATCGTGATTGATCTGACGGCGCAGCATGAAATAAGGCGGATAGCCGAGCGCGACGACGAGCGTCGGCCACGAAAACGCGCCGGTCACCCACAGCTCGTGCGCGACGCCAACCGCAGCGCAGGCGACCGCGAGCCACTGCAACGCGTCGAGCCGCTCGTGATAGTGGAAACGCGCGACCAGCACCATCACGAGCGGCAGCAGGAAATAACCGAGCGACACTTCGAGCATGCGCCCATGCAGCGGCGCCCACAGAAACAGCCAGAGCTGCACGCCGAGCAAGCCCGCGGTCACGCTCATCGCGATGCCGAGCTTCGGCTGCTTCATCATTCGGACAACCAGCGCGCGCAGAATCGGCAGACGCTTGCGCAGCGCGACGAGCAGCAGCGCGCCGGGCACGGTCCACACGATGCGCCACGCGAAGATGTCGAGGCCCGAAAGCGGTTTCAGCAGCGTCGCGTAAGCGGACAGCAATGCGAACATCGCCGACGCACCGACCGACAATGCGATCCCGCGCCTGAAGTCGTTGTGAGTCATTACGCGGTCCGGAATCGATGTGACGCTTGGGCTTGTGGCGCGCGACCCGGGCTCGCGGCGTTCGTTGTCGTCATGAATATGATGTCTCGTGAGCAGGCAGGCATGCGGGCAAAGCGGCCGACGCTGCATTGTTGTTCTGAAGCGGCTCTGCAAAAAAGCCGGAGAACGGGCATTCTAGACGGGTTAGTCGCCGATGGGCCTGCGCTTTTTCGTCAATCGGCTGCAATTAGTCGTGCGCATTGCGCGTCAATGCACTAAAACATAACTTCATGCGCGCGGCCGACGAACACATGTACGTTCGTCAGCGCCGTGCGCGAATCTTGCTACCAAGTTTTGCACGCTGTGGCCGCATCACTCGCGACAACGACGGCCACGGCGGCACGAAACCAGCAGCACCCACGAGCCGGGTCGGCGAATGCAACTCCGAGCGTAGTTTTGGAGGCCGCCATGAACCGACGTCCGCGCATCTCGCCCACGGCACGCGTCAACCGCGTTTCACCGCGCATGCCACCACCCGGCAGCAATCCCGCTCATCGAATGTGACTACTGGAGCCAGCATGACCCAGCCAGCCCTATCGCTCAGCAACTCGCCTTCCGAACTGCGCCGCGCCTTCGCCGCCGCCGTATACGCCGGCCTCACCCACACGCCGCAAAAAGAGCTGCCGTCGAAGTATCTGTACGACGAAGTCGGCTCCGCACTTTTTGAAGTGATTACCGTATTGCCCGAATACGGCGTCACGCGCGCCGAAGAACGGCTGCTCACGAAGCACGCGGCCGACATCGTCGAGCATTTGCCGCATGACGTGACGGTCGCCGAACTCGGCAGCGGCAGCGGCCGCAAAACGCGGCGCATTCTCGAGGCGC encodes the following:
- a CDS encoding SpoIIE family protein phosphatase; the protein is MEIFSARRDMQSLAVINEHRPIGLINRDIFMSQMSKPFHRELYDKKSCIAFMDKDPLIVDADVSIEALTFRTVEAGEKALVDGFIVTRDGLFSGLGSGLQLISAVAEMQAEKNRQIMQSIEYASVIQRAMLRASSETLSMKLRDAAMVWEPRDVVGGDFYHFAAFPTGWFGAVADCTGHGVPGAFMTLLASASLSKALEQIGPRDPAALLAAVNRNVKALLGQVNSADEGTQSNDGLDTALFWFDATESMLRFAGARIALHILSPDAAEFETISADRMGVGYVDSRADYAWSLRSIPVTTGSLLFIYTDGLADQIGGPRNISFGRRRALDLILENRAETPATICERVRLALAQWQGNQPRRDDVTLFCARI
- a CDS encoding SiaB family protein kinase, with protein sequence MSQLLEQDSAFFELAQRRNVLFYHKGYFSHNIVASMGEVVKLQLEVAGVSGPTRRKLFSSFIELAQNIVHYSSNALEPGGEGTGAIREGAVCISRHGEHHVMLCVNPIATAEVEGLRNRLEPLRSMSLEEIKQAYKVTLRADAPKDSKGAGLGFLTMARDASAPLEFAFHPRADEPGTTLFCLMAII
- a CDS encoding DUF1987 domain-containing protein, with the protein product MENLHIPATTTSPEVDFRFDQHALSIKGESYPENAAAFYAPIIEQMRKYLAANTGAEITIDVALTYFNSSSTKMLFSIFDALDQAAESGSRVSMNWYRDEEDETIAEFGEELKADFRAIEFTDRPIAQQGK
- a CDS encoding GGDEF domain-containing protein, coding for MRSTSSRDVSSGGAPDLFQNESTALAKARAMHSIIDADAAEYRQSLGELIEHFQRLMRETRRLIGRSDRAEREMQVLAQQLAYRASHDALTGVLNRSAVIERTTKVLRTSSAVMIILDIDEFKRINDDYGHPTGDAVISGVVDCLRGIVGEQGFIGRVGGEEFTVLLPGHEPASGAILAERMREAISDSLVVPPVERRITASFGVSINAVGTCFDTAYGLADAALYRAKRSGRNRVEFADR
- a CDS encoding putative bifunctional diguanylate cyclase/phosphodiesterase; this translates as MGQEATRKAGTVIAVLAILAVIATSTFLAIRQSSEQDSSLRTIQASGRLRHDLDQVQHVMLDEHATLYTSIATVPLYNRAAYSFPMLELLALTRDARESCSENQECISRLSDLDDMIGRLSEQSFGLARMIAEHPGSVAVDDPRLEEIDAYFYSVLERVVDVRLAADAKVASVVSKSSLDGKWFTRMLLGCGVASALLLLSLIHWNGRIGAHLRRSLKRLEHQARYDALTELPNRVLLGEHLSESLVRAQATGQNVSVLFLDLDRFKDVNDSLGHRIGDLLLQAVARRLQRLLRATDFVARYGGDEFVIVAERADATQLTEMLDSLIHEMSEPYGIGEHELYLEASIGVSTFPQDGAKPELLTRNADAALYVAKSRGRNGYQFYEPELSRAAAEKLRLTTRLRRAAKANELYLAYQPQIDMKTGCIVGAEALLRWHDDELGEVSPAVFIPLAEETGLIQSIGTWVLRQACLQASAWVHSGLPPVRISVNVSPLQLERADLPGVVRSALEDANWPAELLELEVTEGTLMRNAEEAQRAFRELRGLGVSIAIDDFGTGYSSLSYLKRFSVDRIKIDRAFVCEIGRDKELEALSLAIIAIAETLSFDVVAEGVELEVQREFLVRHGCTVAQGFLFSPAVSPEALAQLLGKTAVASSLSVASFRGFAL
- a CDS encoding Mpo1 family 2-hydroxy fatty acid dioxygenase, whose translation is MRTLTQQLTQYAAYHRDRRNIATHFVGIPMIVLALAVLLSRPSFDAGMFPITLSPAWLLFVAATIYYLALDVPLGVLMACISALCVGFGEWIAAQTTLVWLATGIGLFVIGWGFQFVGHVAYEHRKPAFVDDVIGLLIGPLFVLAEALFGVRWRPELRDAIEAQVGPTRINPQRTEAHR
- the rarD gene encoding EamA family transporter RarD — translated: MTHNDFRRGIALSVGASAMFALLSAYATLLKPLSGLDIFAWRIVWTVPGALLLVALRKRLPILRALVVRMMKQPKLGIAMSVTAGLLGVQLWLFLWAPLHGRMLEVSLGYFLLPLVMVLVARFHYHERLDALQWLAVACAAVGVAHELWVTGAFSWPTLVVALGYPPYFMLRRQINHDSLAMFTVEMALLLPVAIVFILVGGSLQAIAGRAEMWFLLLPGLGALSTLALASYLKASRLLPVALFGILGYVEPVLLVFVSITLLRETLSVAQLATYVPIWIAVALTALHSVRFVRFA